The genomic window CTCCACCGACACAAGACGCTTCGTCAGCACATCGAGGAAGTCATCGAGTTCCGCATTGCGCCCCGTCATCGGTTGAACCTCTCGCGACGGGGGTCGCGGCGCTCCTCGAAGGACTCCGACATCTCGGCCGCCTCCTGGGTGCCGCGGTAGGCGGTGAGCAGGAGGTCGTGCGCGAGGCGTGCCTGCCCGGCGACACCGGTGTGGCGGCTGGAGAAGGCGGTCTTGAGGGCGGCCAGCGCGAAGGGGCCGCGTCGGCGCAGGTCCTGGGCGACCTCGATGGCCCGGTCGAGGACGGGGCGACCGGTCACCACCTCGTTGACCAGGCCCATGTCCAGGGCTTCCTGCGCGGGGTACTTGCGGTTCAGGTACCACATCTCCTTCGCCCGCCGGCGCCCGATGGTCTCCTCGAGGTACCAGGTGCCGAAGCCGGCGTCGAAGCTGCCGACCATCGGACCCACCTGGCGGAACACAGCGTGGTCGGCGGCGATCGAGAGGTCGCACACGACCTGAAGCACGTTCCCTCCGCCGACGGCGTATCCGTTGACCGCCGCGATCACCGGCTTTGGCATCGCGTCGATGAACTCGTAGAGATCGATGACCGGCATCACGCTGGAGTAGTCGAGCGACGTGGGCTCCTCGTGCTCTCCCCCGATGCAGAAGAACTTCTCGCCCGCGCCGGTGAGGATCGCCACGTCGATGTCGGGCGACTGCCGCACGTGCTGAAACGCTGCGAGCAGCTCACGCGCTGTTTCGAACCTCAGCTTGTTGGCCCGGTCGGGCCGATTGATCGTGATCACCGCGACGCCGTCATGGACGGCGACGGTGATGTCCTCGTAGCTCATGGACTCAGCTCCTGGTTCGACGAGTCGGCCCGTTCGGAATGCGGCTGGTTCGCGTCACGGCGCGTTCACCTGACGAACACCTCACACCCTGATCTGTTTTTCATACACCTGCAAAAGTTTGACATTACGATACTCTGTCGAGGAACCATGTCAAGGATCTTGGGGATCGTCCGCGGCACCACGGCGGCGATCCACGGACGACGCCGAGGAGCCCCTGATGTCACAACCACTGGCCCACATCTGCGTGATCGGAGCGGGCACGATGGGCCGGGGGATCGCGCAGGTCGCACTCGCCTCCGGTCACCCGGTGCACCTGGTCGACCCGGACGAGGCTCAGCTGAGGGTGGCCGGATCCGACATCACCGCACGTCTCAGCCGGAGAGACCCGGCGGCACCCGCCCTGGTGAAGGCACGGCTGCGTACCTTCACCGACCTCACCCAGACACCGACGGACGCCCCCACAGTCGTCGTCGAGGCCATCCTCGAGCGCCTCGACATCAAGCAGGCGGTTCTGCGTCGCGCCGCAGAACACTTCGGACCGACGTGCGTCCTCGCGACGAACACCTCGTCGCTGTCGGTCACCGCCATCGCCGCCGGCACGCCGGATCCGTCACGCGTGGTCGGCATGCACTTCTTCAACCCCGTCCCCGTCATGAGGCTCGTCGAGGTCGTCCGGGGCCTGCAGACCGCTGACGAGGTCGTCGATACCGTCGCCGAACTCGCCGTACGCTGGGGCAAGTCGGTTGCCCACGTCCGCTCGGTACCCGGATTCATCGTCAACCGGGTGGCCCGGGCCTTCTACGGGGAATCGCTCCGACTCGTCGAGGAGCGTGCGTCCACTCCGGAGGCGATCGACGAACTCATGCGCTCCGCCGGGGGATTCCGCATGGGCCCGTTCGAACTGATGGACCTCATCGGCAACGACGTCAACTTCGCGGTGACACAGTCCGTCTGGACCTCGTACCACTACGACCCGCGTTTCGCACCCTCCCTCATCCAGAGCGAACTCATCGCCGCAGGACGGTTCGGTCGCAAGACCGGCCAGGGTTTCTACGAGTACGGCGAGAGCGCCGAGCGAACACGTCCCCTCGCTGCGGAAGTGAAGGCCGAAGCAGTGACAGGCGCCACGCCTGTGGTCCTGCACGGTTCGGACGACCAGCTGGAGGCCGTGCTCACTCGTAGCGGCCTTGAGTTCAGCCGGGAGGAAAGCGACACCCCGCGCATCGAATTCGTCAGTCTGGGGTCGGTCATGGTCACTCGCGGCCGGAGCGCACGCGAGGAGTCCGCCCGGCGAAGCGAGCCTGTACTCCTCCTCGATCGCTGCCTGGATCCCTCGACGGCGACGGCTCTCGCTCTCGCCTCCGCCGATGCCGCGCTCACGGACGTCGTCGTCGCCCTGCTGGATCGCGCCGGCATACACGCCTTCCCCATGGCCGACATCCCGGGGCTCGTGGTCGCCCGAGTACTCTCGATGATCGCGAACGAGGCGTGGGAGACGGCCCACCACGGGGTCGCGACCCCGGACGACATCGACATCGCGATGCTCCTGGGCACCAACTACCCCATAGGCCCGTTCGCCTGGAGCGCCCGATGGTCCACGCGCAGAGTGCTCGAGCTGCTCGACGCCCTATGGTCGTCGTACCACGACCCGCGATACCGGGCCAGCCACGCCCTGCGGGCCGAGGTACAGACCACCTCGCACGACGGCCTCGGCTGACGGCAAATCACGGGATAGGCGGCTGTGAGGGGAAGGCTTCCTCCCTGGAGGTGTCCAACTAGGGAGGAAACCCTCCTCTCCGCATCCGCCCACCACCAGGGAGAGATCCGGGAGGACGCCGACCTGGAAGCAGCAGTGCCCATGCTGCCCGGCTCGTACTTCGCTGACTGCAGGGCCCGGACGCCGGCGCCGACCCGAGTGGGCCGAGCAGGCCAGAGTTCACCCTGGCCGCCCTACGGCTGGCGAAGTGGGCGTCGCGTGAATGGGTTCGCGGATTCGCCCGCGCACGGTGTCGTTGTCAGTTCGCCGTACCGGGGGCGGCCGGGTGCCCGTCAGCCACCCAAGCCGCAAGGCTGCGCAGTCTGTCGTGCGTGGCCGTGTTGGGTGCGGGCGTCCAGATGGTCAGTTGCTGATCAGGGTCGGTGCTGCACGTCAGGGTGTCCCATTCGAGGGTGAGTTCGCCGACGATCGGATGGTTCAGCGTCTTCGCACCGACCTTCCGGGCCGCCACGAGGTGCTCGGCCCACCACCGCCGGAAGTCCGCGTCCCGCTCCGACAACTCGTCGACCAGTGCGGCGAGTCTCGGCGAGCCGGGGTTGCGGGCCGCTTCCCTGCGTAGTTGTGCGACAGCGAGGCGGGCCGCGGCCTCCCAGTCGGCGTACAGGCCCCTCATGCGGTCCGAGAAGATCATCTTCGCGTAATTTCGGTCCCCTTTCGGGATGCGCCCGAAGTCGCCCACCAGGGCAGCACCCATCTCGTTCCACGCCAGCACGTCCATCCGGCGTCCAAGGACCATGGCCGGGATGGACATGAGGTCGTCGAGCAGCCGCTGCAGTTGCGGGTTGACAACCTGAGCCAAGGGCGGGTGCGGGCGACTGGCGTCCTTGCCCGCCAGTTCGAAGACGTACTCCCGCTGGTCGTCACTGAGCTTCAGCACTCGGGCGATGGCCTCCAGCACGGGCTCGGAGACATCGATGCGTCCCTGTTCCACCCGTGTGTAATAGTCCGTGCTGATCGCGGCCAGCACTGCCACTTCCTCCCGGCGCAGGCCGGGGACTCGACGCGGCGCTCCCGAGTCGGGCAGCCCTACGGACCGGGGAGTCAGCTCCGCACGCCGGAGTTTCAGGAAGTCACCCAACTCATGGGGTGCACTGCCAGTCATGTCAGCCAATCTCACTGGGATGGGGCCCCTGGCCGGGGCGAAGCGTTGCTCCACTGATGTGCTTGTGGCGCACTTGCCGGAAGGAAACGTCTGCGGATCGAGCGGGTTCAGCGGTCAAGGTTCCGCGAGGGCGGCGGGTTCGGCTGCGGGAACACCGCCCGAGATGGGGCCGTCCGGGCCTCGTCGCTGCCCCGGCACACCATTGATCATCCGCGCGACCGTGCCGCTTCACACACGTGCGGCTGTCCCTTCGAGCGTGGGCAGGGCATCGGCCGCGCCTGGCGACGGGGGCATCGCACGGTGGATCGGTCCCGTTCGCCGGGAGAGGGGCAGGCCGCTTCCGAGGTTGGTGGAGGCGATGATCTCCGCCACGATGGAGACAGCTGTCTCTTCCGGTGTGTGAGCCCCGAGATCGAGGCCGATCGGCGAGTGCAGGCGGTCAATGAGGCCGTCGGACATGCCCTGTTCGCGCAACAGGCGGAGACGCTGTTCGTGTGTGCGCCGCGATCCCATGGCCCCGACATAGCCGACGGGCAGATCGAGGGCCAGCCGTAGCAGGGGGATGTCGAACTTGGCGTCGTGGGTGAGGACACAGACGGCGGTGCGGGCGTCCACTTCGGTGTGTTCCAGGTAGCGGTGGGGCCAGTCGACGACGACCTCGTCGGCGTGCGGGAAGCGTGCCTCGGTGGCGAAGACGGGGCGGGCGTCGCAGACGGTGACCCCGTAGCCGAGGAAGCGGCCGGCCTGGCTGAGGGCGGCGGCGAAGTCGACGGCGCCGAAGATCATCAGGCGAGGGCGGGTGGCGGCCACATGGACGAGGACGGACAGCCGGTCCGGGCAGGTGTCGGCGTCTCCGCCGAGCTCGACGCGCGCGGTACGCCCGGACCGGAGCAGGGCGCCCGCCTGTGCGGTCACCGCGCGGTCCGTCGGCCCTCCGTCCAGCGTTCCGTAGGAGGCGGTGCCGTCGGCAAGGACGCAGACCATGCGGCCCAGCAGGTCGTGGCGGCCGTCGACGACCTGCGCCACGGCGGTCGGCCTGCCCTGGACAATGTCGTCCAGGGCAGCACCGAGATGCGGTTCGGTGGCCGGGTCGATGCGCCGGACGAGGACATCGAGTTCGCCGCCGCAGGTCAGTCCGACGGCGAAGGCGTCGTCGTCGGAGTAACCGAACCAGGCGCGCTGCGGAGCACCCCGGTCACGGAGCACCTGCCGGCACAGCTCGTAAACCGCTGCCTCGACGCAGCCGCCGGAGATGCTGCCGACCGCGTTGCCGTCGGCGTCCACCGCGACCGACGTGCCGATCGGCAAAGGAGCGCTGCCGGTGACGTCGACAACGGTGGCCAGGGCGAAGGGGCGTGCTTCGCGGCACCAGCGGTGCAGTGTGTCCGCGATGTTCAGCATGAGTCTTTCTCCGTGGTTCGCCGGGGGAACGTGGGGCGGGCCGCCGCCGCGCTGCGGGGGAGCATCTGTGCGCGGCGGCGACCCTGTCTGGCCCGGCAGCCGGACAGTGGAGCTGCTGCCGGACCGGTCGATGGGCGTGCTCAGGTCAGAGCAACGCCTCGGCCGTGATGGGCAGTTCACGCACCCGGCGGCCGGTGGCGTTGAAGACC from Streptomyces sp. DSM 40750 includes these protein-coding regions:
- a CDS encoding XdhC family protein; the encoded protein is MLNIADTLHRWCREARPFALATVVDVTGSAPLPIGTSVAVDADGNAVGSISGGCVEAAVYELCRQVLRDRGAPQRAWFGYSDDDAFAVGLTCGGELDVLVRRIDPATEPHLGAALDDIVQGRPTAVAQVVDGRHDLLGRMVCVLADGTASYGTLDGGPTDRAVTAQAGALLRSGRTARVELGGDADTCPDRLSVLVHVAATRPRLMIFGAVDFAAALSQAGRFLGYGVTVCDARPVFATEARFPHADEVVVDWPHRYLEHTEVDARTAVCVLTHDAKFDIPLLRLALDLPVGYVGAMGSRRTHEQRLRLLREQGMSDGLIDRLHSPIGLDLGAHTPEETAVSIVAEIIASTNLGSGLPLSRRTGPIHRAMPPSPGAADALPTLEGTAARV
- a CDS encoding enoyl-CoA hydratase-related protein, which gives rise to MSYEDITVAVHDGVAVITINRPDRANKLRFETARELLAAFQHVRQSPDIDVAILTGAGEKFFCIGGEHEEPTSLDYSSVMPVIDLYEFIDAMPKPVIAAVNGYAVGGGNVLQVVCDLSIAADHAVFRQVGPMVGSFDAGFGTWYLEETIGRRRAKEMWYLNRKYPAQEALDMGLVNEVVTGRPVLDRAIEVAQDLRRRGPFALAALKTAFSSRHTGVAGQARLAHDLLLTAYRGTQEAAEMSESFEERRDPRRERFNR
- a CDS encoding helix-turn-helix domain-containing protein, whose product is MTGSAPHELGDFLKLRRAELTPRSVGLPDSGAPRRVPGLRREEVAVLAAISTDYYTRVEQGRIDVSEPVLEAIARVLKLSDDQREYVFELAGKDASRPHPPLAQVVNPQLQRLLDDLMSIPAMVLGRRMDVLAWNEMGAALVGDFGRIPKGDRNYAKMIFSDRMRGLYADWEAAARLAVAQLRREAARNPGSPRLAALVDELSERDADFRRWWAEHLVAARKVGAKTLNHPIVGELTLEWDTLTCSTDPDQQLTIWTPAPNTATHDRLRSLAAWVADGHPAAPGTAN
- a CDS encoding 3-hydroxyacyl-CoA dehydrogenase, translated to MSQPLAHICVIGAGTMGRGIAQVALASGHPVHLVDPDEAQLRVAGSDITARLSRRDPAAPALVKARLRTFTDLTQTPTDAPTVVVEAILERLDIKQAVLRRAAEHFGPTCVLATNTSSLSVTAIAAGTPDPSRVVGMHFFNPVPVMRLVEVVRGLQTADEVVDTVAELAVRWGKSVAHVRSVPGFIVNRVARAFYGESLRLVEERASTPEAIDELMRSAGGFRMGPFELMDLIGNDVNFAVTQSVWTSYHYDPRFAPSLIQSELIAAGRFGRKTGQGFYEYGESAERTRPLAAEVKAEAVTGATPVVLHGSDDQLEAVLTRSGLEFSREESDTPRIEFVSLGSVMVTRGRSAREESARRSEPVLLLDRCLDPSTATALALASADAALTDVVVALLDRAGIHAFPMADIPGLVVARVLSMIANEAWETAHHGVATPDDIDIAMLLGTNYPIGPFAWSARWSTRRVLELLDALWSSYHDPRYRASHALRAEVQTTSHDGLG